Within the Osmerus mordax isolate fOsmMor3 chromosome 21, fOsmMor3.pri, whole genome shotgun sequence genome, the region CACCGTCTCATGTGGTACAATTGTATTGTGTCACCCCAATGAAACTGTTACCGGAGACGGTGCGCCGACGCGTTAACGGAGTTGCCCAAGACCAACTTCCGTAGCATCCTGAGGGTCGCGCGGGGCGCTGCAGAGCGCGCAAgagagtgtgggggtgtgtgctcGACCAGACCGAACACACAGCAACGTGAGTCTCCCTTTCACAGAGCGagactggagggatggagccAACCGGCTCGTTTGGCGCCGGCAAGGCTGGTAGCACGAGCTTCGACCCCGTTACTTTCTTAAAACAGCCTCGGACCATCCTCAGGCTATTATCTTGGGTGAGACAACCGTTACCGGGCCGCTGGTACTGAGGGTGGGGGCTAAACAGCCGGCGGTAGAGGGATGCCACGGTCTGATGGCAGAGCTGGCAGTGGTCTTTTACTGCGCGTTCAGGACTCTAATGAGCAAAAGGAATAATAGGCAGAATTGAGATAATCAGGGATTTAAatagttttatgtgtgtgtttctgtttgtttacagTACCAGATAAATGCGTCATTTCAGAGTCTCTTTGTTACTGGATACCGGCCTTATTCCCTCCGGTTAGATTATTGGTTCTAAAATGTTGCGTTTATGTGCGCGCACTGCATGTTCGACACTGGAGCGGTCGGAGGAGGCGAGTTGACGTTGTCTAGCATGCATGCGCATCCCGTGAATTAATTACCGGGTAGGCTAAAGATGACGAGATTGTCGGCGTAGTATGCTCGGTCGGTAAACCGGAGgatgtgttggagtgtgtgcatGAGGGGATGTGTCTGCTTgttaatgtgtgagtgagaaagatagaagagaggggggtggggggattgaaagagagagagaggagaggtgtaaaTTAAAACATTTTCTAACCCAACTGTGAAGTCATTATCATGCTGCCTTAATGTTTACTCTgcctaacctctctctcctttctttctctcctctcctcccctctcctccccctctatccccctATCCTTTTCAGGTATTTTCCATGGTGGTGTTCAGTTCTATAATAAATGAAGGCTACATCAACATTGGAAGTGAACGGTTACTATGCGTGTTCAACAAGAACTATGATGCTTGTAACTATGGTGTGACGgtgggtgtggcctgtttcCTAGGCAGCCTCTGCTTCCTGGTTCTGGACGTGTTGTTCCCGTCATTAAGCAGcgtgagagacagacggagagtaGTGCTGCTGGACCTGGCCTtctctggtacacacacaccatacacaccacatacacacacaccatacataccacatacacacacacacaccatacacaccacatacacacacacacacaccatacacaccacatacacacacacacacaccatacacacacacacagaccatacaCCATacataccacatacacacacacacacacacacacacaccatacataccacatagacacaccatacacacaccatacacaccacatacacacacaaacacagaccataCACcatacataccacacacacacacacacaccatacataccaCATACCACAtagacacaccatacacacaccatacataccaCACGTCTGTAACTGTTATGATGGCTCCGCCCCCAGCCCTCTGCAGCTTCCTGTGGTTCGTGGGATTCTGTTTCCTGGCCAATCAGTGGCAACAGACGTCTGAGGAGGAGCTCCCATTGGCTCAGGGTTCAGACGCTGCCAGGGCCGCCATCGCCTTCTGCTTCTTCTCCATCCTCAGCTgggtaggagggtgtgtgtgtatgcatgtgggcatgggggtggaggtgtgtgtggggggagagtgtgtgtgggttagggggaTGTAGCATGGTGCATATTGCATTTGACGTATATGTctggttgtgtgcatgtgtgtgtgcatgtgtatgttttatgtgtgtgcatgcatgtgtgtgtacctgtgtgtgtgtgtgtgtgtgtgtgtgtgcacgtgtgtgtacctgtgtgtgtgttacaggggtACCAATGTCTTCTTGCAGTAGACAGGTTTAAGAACATCTCTTTCCTTGAAGACAAGCAAAGACTCCTCGCCAAAACACCTCCATCACTTTCATTGGTCTAGACCTTCACCCTGACCCCTCCTCTTACCTCTCAGTGGTCTtgacctccaccctgacccctccccttttctcatATCTCAGATATATTTTATACCACCAAcacctcttgtgtgtgtgtcttgtttctgtggtgtgtgtttactcttgtgtgtatgtcttgtttctgtggtgtgtgtttactcttgtgtgtatgtcttgtttctgtggtgtgtgtttactcttgtgtgtgtgtcttgtttctgtggtgtgtgtttactctAGTGTGTGCGTTgaactcagctgtgtgtgtatggaactCTAACTTTGacctgtgtctgtgcatgtttaACTCCAATTAACATAACaccggtgtgtgcgtgtgtgcacacggtgtgtgcggtgtgtgcacacggtgtgtgcgtgtgcatacggttgtgtctgtggtgtgtgtacgtgtgtgtgcatgcatacatgtgtgtgtgtgtgcaggcaggacTGACGGTCAGTGCTCTCCAGAGGCTGCTGTCTGGAACCAACATGACCCTCTTCACCTGCCAGCACCTGGACGCCTCCGGCCATGCCCATGCCACGCCCTACCCCGTCGCCAACGGAGTCACCATAGTAACCACCAACCCCTACCAAGCCCCACCCTTCACCGAGACCCTGGACCCACAAGCACTCAGCCCTCCAAGACCCGCCCCCAccttctagacacacacacacacaacataacccCCAccttctagacacacacacacacaacataacccCCACcttctagacacacacatacacaacataaCCCCCAccttctagacacacacacacaacataacctCCACCttctagacacacacaacataacccCCACCttctagacacacaaacacacacaacataacccCCACCTtctagacacacacccacacaacat harbors:
- the syngr3b gene encoding synaptogyrin-3b, translating into MEPTGSFGAGKAGSTSFDPVTFLKQPRTILRLLSWVFSMVVFSSIINEGYINIGSERLLCVFNKNYDACNYGVTVGVACFLGSLCFLVLDVLFPSLSSVRDRRRVVLLDLAFSALCSFLWFVGFCFLANQWQQTSEEELPLAQGSDAARAAIAFCFFSILSWAGLTVSALQRLLSGTNMTLFTCQHLDASGHAHATPYPVANGVTIVTTNPYQAPPFTETLDPQALSPPRPAPTF